A genomic region of Pseudomonas sp. RSB 5.4 contains the following coding sequences:
- a CDS encoding M48 family metallopeptidase, with protein MNKTLVVSALSAALLLAGCQSVNTTSGGAVGVERKQYMFSMLSSQEVDQMYAQSYQKTVGEASSKGVLDKTSPEAKRVQAIANRLIAQAPNFRPDAAQWQWEVNLIKSDELNANCGPGGKIIVYTGLIDSLKLTDDEIAAVMGHEIAHALREHGREAMSKAYGIEMAKQGAGALLGLGQDSLALADTVANYGMTLPNSRANENEADLIGLELAARAGYNPNAAITLWDKMSKASEGAPPEFMSTHPASTSRIASLQAAIPKVMPLYEKAPKS; from the coding sequence ATGAACAAGACATTGGTTGTAAGTGCACTGAGCGCAGCGCTGTTGCTGGCAGGTTGTCAGTCGGTCAACACCACCAGCGGCGGGGCCGTCGGTGTGGAGCGCAAGCAGTACATGTTCAGCATGCTGTCCTCGCAAGAGGTCGACCAGATGTATGCCCAGTCCTATCAGAAGACCGTTGGCGAGGCGTCGAGCAAAGGCGTGCTGGACAAGACCAGTCCGGAGGCCAAGCGGGTTCAGGCGATTGCCAACCGGCTGATCGCCCAGGCGCCGAACTTCCGTCCGGACGCGGCGCAGTGGCAATGGGAAGTCAATCTGATCAAGAGCGATGAGCTCAACGCCAACTGCGGCCCTGGCGGCAAGATCATTGTCTACACCGGGCTGATCGACAGCCTGAAACTGACCGACGATGAAATCGCCGCAGTCATGGGCCATGAAATCGCCCACGCCCTGCGCGAGCACGGTCGTGAAGCGATGTCCAAGGCTTATGGCATTGAAATGGCCAAGCAGGGTGCCGGTGCGTTGCTCGGTCTGGGTCAGGACAGCCTGGCGCTGGCCGACACCGTGGCCAACTACGGCATGACCTTGCCCAACAGCCGCGCCAACGAAAACGAAGCCGACCTGATCGGTCTGGAGCTGGCCGCTCGCGCCGGCTACAACCCGAACGCGGCGATCACCCTGTGGGACAAGATGAGCAAGGCTTCTGAAGGCGCACCGCCGGAATTCATGAGCACCCACCCGGCCTCGACCAGCCGGATCGCCTCGCTGCAGGCGGCGATTCCGAAGGTGATGCCGCTGTACGAAAAAGCGCCGAAGTCCTGA
- a CDS encoding SOS response-associated peptidase, whose amino-acid sequence MCGRYALFRWNRDFAALPGFPADQQAQWNISPNDSVLMLRAEADGQRTLARARWGLTPPWLTDLSKTPAHARAETVAEQPMFREALRLRRCLLPANGFYEWRGNLRKRPYWLTPGEGSSLFFAAIWEAYPVQEQVWLSTAVITQPAASQRRPLILDEAGQAAWLDPATPLHVLQGLLASEPAALRERVLANLINDPKLNGPECLTPG is encoded by the coding sequence ATGTGTGGACGTTATGCCCTGTTTCGCTGGAACCGCGATTTCGCGGCCCTGCCCGGATTTCCCGCCGATCAGCAGGCGCAGTGGAACATTTCCCCCAATGATTCGGTGTTGATGCTGCGTGCCGAGGCCGACGGCCAACGCACCCTGGCCCGCGCCCGTTGGGGCCTGACGCCGCCGTGGCTGACCGATCTGTCGAAAACACCGGCGCATGCCCGGGCGGAAACGGTGGCCGAGCAACCGATGTTCCGCGAGGCGCTGCGCCTGCGTCGTTGTCTGTTGCCGGCCAACGGTTTCTACGAATGGCGCGGCAATCTGCGCAAGCGCCCGTACTGGCTGACGCCGGGGGAGGGCTCGTCGCTGTTTTTCGCGGCGATCTGGGAGGCGTATCCGGTGCAGGAGCAGGTGTGGCTGAGCACCGCCGTCATCACTCAGCCGGCGGCCAGTCAGCGCCGACCGTTGATTCTTGATGAGGCAGGGCAGGCGGCATGGCTCGATCCTGCGACGCCGCTGCATGTGCTGCAGGGCTTGCTTGCCAGTGAGCCCGCAGCGTTGCGCGAGCGGGTGTTGGCGAATCTGATCAATGATCCGAAGCTCAATGGGCCGGAATGCCTGACCCCGGGTTAA
- a CDS encoding DUF2007 domain-containing protein, translated as MQRIYEPENLMEGEMLKGMLASEGIEAHLVGRDLLGGTGELPIFGLLGLSVENDQAEYARELITAYNAALPLPGDEPESFPGTLVC; from the coding sequence ATGCAGCGAATCTACGAGCCGGAAAACCTGATGGAAGGCGAGATGCTCAAGGGCATGCTCGCCAGTGAGGGCATCGAGGCGCACCTGGTGGGCCGGGATCTGCTGGGCGGCACCGGGGAATTGCCGATTTTCGGCCTGCTCGGCCTGTCGGTCGAAAACGACCAGGCCGAATACGCCCGCGAACTGATCACCGCGTACAATGCCGCGCTGCCGCTGCCCGGCGATGAACCGGAGAGCTTCCCCGGGACGCTGGTCTGTTAG
- a CDS encoding CPXCG motif-containing cysteine-rich protein, giving the protein MLESALYECPYCGEEVETTVDLSGGDQTYIEDCQVCCRPITFVLQVHGEDWFLEVFSENE; this is encoded by the coding sequence ATGCTGGAAAGCGCACTGTATGAATGTCCGTATTGTGGTGAAGAGGTTGAGACGACGGTGGACTTGTCCGGCGGAGATCAGACCTACATCGAGGACTGTCAGGTGTGTTGTCGACCGATCACGTTTGTCTTGCAGGTGCATGGCGAAGATTGGTTTCTGGAAGTCTTCAGCGAAAACGAGTGA
- a CDS encoding 1-acyl-sn-glycerol-3-phosphate acyltransferase, protein MGEFDAIRPYDDSEVPAVLARLLGDKAFLDILTHFRFPRFAGAFGWMLKPLIAHRLRREFADVTSVATLQDKVEFYVDHTIERATDGVTYTGVEQFKSGSAYLFIANHRDIVMDPAFVNYAVYHAGLPTPRIAIGDNLLQKPFVSDLMRLNKSFIVHRSITGRREKMAAYQLLSAYINHSIRNDCASIWIAQAEGRAKDGDDRTESAILKMFHMSRKDEPFGEVIQSLNLTPVSISYEYDPCDQAKARELYIRATTGTYTKAPGEDDVSIAKGITGYKGRVHVNFAAPITELFEDTKQLAVEMDKQILGGYRLFPVHYLAYAMWADADPQLNVPKAAEVFPADELAKAQEEWQRRLDACPEEHRPYLVLQYATPVRNQYRVKAGLPL, encoded by the coding sequence ATGGGCGAATTCGATGCCATCCGACCTTACGACGACAGCGAAGTACCTGCGGTACTGGCAAGACTGCTCGGCGACAAGGCGTTTCTAGATATCCTCACCCACTTCCGCTTCCCGCGTTTTGCCGGTGCCTTCGGCTGGATGCTCAAACCACTTATAGCCCATCGGCTGCGTCGTGAGTTTGCCGACGTGACCTCCGTGGCCACTTTGCAGGACAAAGTCGAGTTTTACGTCGACCACACCATCGAGCGCGCCACTGATGGCGTGACCTACACCGGTGTCGAGCAATTCAAGTCCGGCAGCGCCTACCTGTTTATCGCCAACCACCGCGACATCGTGATGGACCCGGCCTTCGTCAACTATGCCGTGTACCACGCCGGCCTGCCGACCCCACGCATCGCGATCGGTGACAACCTGCTGCAAAAGCCTTTTGTCAGCGACCTGATGCGCCTGAACAAGAGCTTCATCGTGCACCGCTCGATCACCGGGCGCCGCGAGAAGATGGCGGCGTATCAGTTGCTGTCGGCGTACATCAACCACTCGATCCGCAACGACTGCGCGTCGATCTGGATCGCTCAGGCCGAGGGCCGGGCGAAGGATGGTGACGACCGCACCGAGTCGGCGATCCTCAAGATGTTCCACATGAGCCGCAAGGACGAGCCGTTCGGCGAAGTGATTCAGTCGCTGAACCTGACCCCGGTGTCGATCAGCTACGAATACGACCCGTGCGATCAGGCCAAGGCCCGCGAGTTGTACATCCGCGCCACCACCGGCACCTACACCAAGGCACCGGGCGAGGATGACGTGAGCATCGCCAAGGGCATCACCGGCTACAAGGGCCGGGTGCACGTGAACTTCGCCGCGCCGATCACCGAGCTGTTCGAAGACACCAAGCAATTGGCGGTCGAGATGGACAAGCAGATTCTCGGCGGTTATCGCCTGTTCCCGGTGCATTACCTGGCGTATGCAATGTGGGCCGATGCCGATCCGCAACTGAACGTGCCGAAGGCCGCCGAGGTGTTCCCGGCCGATGAGCTGGCCAAGGCACAGGAAGAATGGCAGCGCCGGCTGGACGCCTGCCCTGAGGAGCACCGTCCGTATCTGGTGCTGCAATATGCGACACCGGTGCGCAATCAGTACCGCGTAAAAGCCGGGTTGCCGTTGTAA
- a CDS encoding YajG family lipoprotein — MLQRLLFGLITVTSLTLVGCAHSPQQLSPEPKLTTQLAPVGHGQQVVVRVVDGRPSPTLGTRGGLYPETSAITVQREQILPKLQAQAEAAVRLLGFTPTSNGMNAPQLTVTLTELKYQSPKEGMYVTEATIGATFRSDVQSGNRRYSGRYGASLDQRFGMAPNQETNTKLVSDVLSDALTRLFKDPTVGQILAE, encoded by the coding sequence ATGTTGCAACGCCTGTTGTTCGGTTTGATCACTGTGACCAGTTTGACCCTGGTTGGCTGCGCCCACAGCCCGCAACAACTGAGCCCGGAACCGAAGCTGACCACGCAGTTGGCCCCGGTCGGCCATGGCCAGCAAGTGGTGGTGCGCGTGGTTGACGGTCGTCCGTCGCCAACCCTCGGCACCCGTGGCGGCCTGTACCCGGAAACCAGCGCCATCACCGTGCAGCGCGAGCAGATCCTGCCGAAGCTGCAGGCGCAGGCTGAAGCCGCCGTACGTCTGCTCGGCTTCACCCCGACCAGCAACGGGATGAACGCGCCGCAACTGACCGTGACCCTGACCGAGCTGAAGTACCAGTCGCCGAAAGAAGGCATGTACGTGACCGAAGCCACCATCGGCGCGACCTTTCGCTCCGATGTGCAGAGCGGCAACCGTCGCTACAGCGGGCGCTACGGTGCTTCGCTGGATCAGCGCTTCGGCATGGCGCCGAACCAGGAAACCAACACCAAGCTGGTCAGCGACGTGTTGAGCGATGCCTTGACCCGTCTGTTCAAGGACCCGACCGTAGGTCAGATCCTCGCCGAGTAA